CCAAAACCAGCCGTCTGATCATGGAAAATTTTCGCAACCTCTGCCACACGGGCGGCGTGGCCTTGGTTATGGTGACCCACGACCCTAAGATGGCTGAGTACTGCGACAGCATCTACACCCTTGAAGACGGCGTGCTGCAGTGCCGTCGCCACGAACCGCCGCCCCTGCCGCCTCAGGACGCGCACAATCTGCTGCAGGGCCCCGCGCCTGTGGTGCGCGGCGCGCTGGTGGCCGCACGCTTTCCCGAAGCCGCCGGTCAAGGGCTCATGTACGCGGCCCATCGTCTGCACGCGGCCGGTCTGCTCTCGCGCATCTACGCCCTGAGCGAAAGCGGCTTTCTGAGCAGTCCTGAAGGCTACGCCCTGCCTCTGGCCGTGCGCCGCATGGGTCGGCTGCGCTGCCTTGGGGCCTTTGCGGGCATGCTGCGGCATATGCGCGACACCTCGGCACAGGTCTGGGAGCTTTGGCGACAACGGCCCGGCCGGGACGGCCGCGGCTGGTGGGCGCAGCTGCAGGCCTTTTGCGCCGGGGCCCTGCTGGCCCGCTGGGGCGTGCAGGACGGCATCCAGTTTTTTTACGCGGCTGAGGCCCGTGGGCCTTCTACTGCCAGTTGGGTAGCCGCGCGCCTCATGCGGGCGCCCTTTGCCTTTGCCGTCCGGGCGCGGGATCTGGCCGCCCCCGGCAGCGACTGGGCGGCCATGGTGCACGATGCGGCCTTTGTACGCTGTGATACCGAGGCCACCCGCGCGGCTCTGATCGGGCTGCTGCCCGAAGCCGAAGGCAAGGCCATTGTGCTGCGTGACCCTCTGACCCTCACCCCGCCGGAAGACGACGCGGATATGCCCGTTGCGGGCCGTAGGGACGTCAATCTGCTGGCCGTGGGCACCCTGGCCCGGCGCAAGGGCTACGATGTGCTGCTGCGGGCCTGCGCCCTGCTGGCGGAGCGCAAGGTGCCCTTTCAGCTGGAAGTGGTGGGGCAGGGGCCGGAGCGCATGGCCCTGCGTCGGCTGGCCCGGCGGCTGGGTCTGCGTGGCCGGGTGCGCTTTGTGCCCCGTGTGCCTCACGAGAATATGCCCGACGTTTACGGCAGGGCGGATATTTTTGTGGCGCCTGGCCGCCGGACGCCTCAGGGCGATGTGGACGGCCTGCCCTCGGCCCTGGTAGAGGCCCTGGCCAGCGGCCTGGCCGTGGTGGTCAGCGATCTGCCCGGTCAACTGGAGGCCGTGCGGCAGGGAGAAAACGGCCTGGTGACGCCTCAGGAAGACGTGGAGGCTCTGGCGGGGGCGCTGGAGACCTTGGCCGCTTCGGAGGAAGAACGGCGGCGGCTCGGGCGGGCGGCCCGGCAGGCCTTGCCGGCCCTGCTGGACGGCGAGGCCACGGAAGCCCGTTTTGTGCAGCTGTTCAAATCTGCCTGCGCTGTGCAGAGGTAAGACGTTTTTCAGACCAATGATACTTTTCAGGGCAAGCGCACTGTGAAATTGTTCTGGCGGCCGCACAGACAGATCCCCGTTGCGGCGGGGCGGCAGGCGTACTGTATTTGTTCTGTTCAACACCGAAGTGAGCGTAGTAAAAACGTTGAGAATGGCTGTTCTCAGCGCTGAAAGGCCCTGGGGCAATGCTTTGTCGGAGCCTTTTCGGCGTGGCGTGCGGCAGAAGCTGTCTGAAATTGTAGTGTAGAGGTAGGTATGGATTTTAACGGCGTGCGCGTTCTGGTGGTGGGCGATGTGATGCTGGATCGCTACGTTTCCGGCGGCGCACGGCGCATTTCGCCGGAAGCTCCGGTGCCGGTGGTGGCTGTGGGGCGGCGCTGGTCCGCCCCCGGCGGTGCGGCCAACGTGGCCCGCAACCTGGCGCGTCTGGGGGTTGTGGCGGATCTGGTGGGCCTGGCCGGACGGGACGCGGATGGCGAAGAACTGCGCACGGCCCTGGCGGCCGAGGGGCTGGACGACTGCCTGATTTACTCTGCGGCGCGGCGCACCAC
This sequence is a window from Desulfovibrio legallii. Protein-coding genes within it:
- a CDS encoding glycosyltransferase; its protein translation is MPPVIVAQNLYKRYEGFPPVLRGVNITVEPGEMVAIMGPSGCGKSTMLHVLGMLHAPDAGSLEILGADVLAFNREQTAAFRRGNMGFIMQASNLFDHSTVFENVEFPLIYEQVPPQERWERVIRALELVRLSARVHYRSNRLSGGEQQRVAIARAMVNNPRILLADEPTGALDAKTSRLIMENFRNLCHTGGVALVMVTHDPKMAEYCDSIYTLEDGVLQCRRHEPPPLPPQDAHNLLQGPAPVVRGALVAARFPEAAGQGLMYAAHRLHAAGLLSRIYALSESGFLSSPEGYALPLAVRRMGRLRCLGAFAGMLRHMRDTSAQVWELWRQRPGRDGRGWWAQLQAFCAGALLARWGVQDGIQFFYAAEARGPSTASWVAARLMRAPFAFAVRARDLAAPGSDWAAMVHDAAFVRCDTEATRAALIGLLPEAEGKAIVLRDPLTLTPPEDDADMPVAGRRDVNLLAVGTLARRKGYDVLLRACALLAERKVPFQLEVVGQGPERMALRRLARRLGLRGRVRFVPRVPHENMPDVYGRADIFVAPGRRTPQGDVDGLPSALVEALASGLAVVVSDLPGQLEAVRQGENGLVTPQEDVEALAGALETLAASEEERRRLGRAARQALPALLDGEATEARFVQLFKSACAVQR